In Nostoc sp. UHCC 0926, a single genomic region encodes these proteins:
- a CDS encoding RNA-guided endonuclease InsQ/TnpB family protein, which produces MLVFKFKAYGKSAQLCKINDAIRTAKFIRNSCIRLWMDVKGTGKNDLQKYCAVLAANFPFANELNSMARQASAERAWSSISRFYDNCKKGIPGLKGYPRFQKDCRSVEYKSTGWKLADNRKSITFTDKKGIGKLKLKGTRDLHFYQINQIKRVRLVKRADGVYVQFCIDVERSENIEPTGNTVGLDVGLKEYYTDSDGTMVENPKFLRIGEKVLKRSQRRVSRKIKGSKNRSKARQILGKRHLKISRQRKDHAVKLARCVVQSNDLIAYEDLRIKNMVKNHCLAKSINDASWYQFRVWIEYFGKVFKRVTVAVNPQYSSQECSSCGETVKKTLSTRTHVCQCGCVMDRDENAARNILSRGLGTVGHIGTSALDVGNTCGDETSTLVGANLQEQVMS; this is translated from the coding sequence ATGCTTGTTTTTAAGTTTAAAGCTTATGGGAAGTCAGCGCAATTATGCAAAATAAATGATGCAATTCGGACTGCAAAGTTTATTCGTAATAGCTGTATTCGGCTATGGATGGACGTTAAAGGCACAGGTAAAAATGATTTGCAAAAATATTGTGCTGTACTTGCGGCTAATTTTCCCTTTGCTAATGAACTTAATTCAATGGCTAGACAGGCTTCTGCTGAAAGAGCATGGTCTTCTATCTCTCGGTTTTATGACAACTGCAAGAAGGGTATTCCGGGTTTAAAGGGGTATCCTCGATTTCAGAAAGATTGTCGATCTGTTGAGTACAAATCGACTGGATGGAAGCTTGCAGATAATCGTAAATCAATAACTTTCACTGACAAAAAAGGTATTGGAAAGTTAAAACTCAAAGGTACTCGTGATTTGCACTTCTACCAAATTAACCAGATTAAACGGGTGAGGTTGGTGAAACGTGCGGATGGTGTGTATGTTCAATTTTGTATTGATGTAGAACGTTCCGAGAATATAGAACCGACTGGTAATACGGTTGGTTTAGACGTTGGACTTAAGGAATACTACACCGATTCAGATGGAACGATGGTTGAAAACCCAAAGTTCCTGCGTATTGGTGAAAAAGTTCTCAAGCGTTCACAACGTCGAGTTTCAAGAAAGATAAAAGGTTCAAAGAATAGAAGTAAGGCTAGACAAATTTTAGGTAAACGCCACCTCAAAATAAGTAGGCAACGTAAAGACCATGCTGTGAAATTAGCACGGTGCGTAGTTCAGTCTAACGACTTGATAGCCTATGAAGATTTGAGGATTAAGAATATGGTGAAAAATCACTGTTTAGCCAAGTCTATAAATGATGCATCTTGGTATCAGTTTCGTGTCTGGATTGAGTACTTTGGTAAAGTATTCAAGCGTGTCACGGTTGCGGTTAATCCGCAATATAGTAGCCAAGAATGCTCTAGCTGTGGTGAAACTGTTAAGAAAACTCTATCTACTCGAACCCACGTTTGTCAGTGTGGATGCGTAATGGATAGAGACGAAAACGCAGCTAGAAATATCCTTAGTCGAGGATTGGGTACGGTAGGGCATATCGGAACCTCTGCGCTAGACGTAGGCAACACTTGCGGAGATGAAACCTCTACTCTTGTTGGTGCAAACCTGCAAGAGCAAGTTATGTCTTAG
- the drmB gene encoding DUF1998 domain-containing protein — translation MVIAQVGFTRFEAEMPDIDGELDISVRRAALDIETTWVPAIENRGEGVFIAFRKQVIEDWLKREAVKKRGRELSRGFDIWCARKGIDQEKEKINFPGLQYIMLHSLSHLLIVAVSLECGYAASSIRERIYASDAGYGILLYTGSSGSEGTLGGLVEVGKRIEYHLEVAIEQGRLCSNDPVCAQHRPDNEQEERFLHGSACHGCLLIAETSCERRNEFLDRALVISTVEGLGAEFFPE, via the coding sequence ATCGTAATTGCTCAGGTGGGTTTTACCCGCTTTGAAGCGGAAATGCCAGATATCGACGGCGAACTTGATATCAGCGTCAGGCGTGCTGCGTTGGATATTGAAACCACTTGGGTTCCAGCAATTGAAAATAGAGGTGAAGGTGTATTTATTGCTTTCCGTAAGCAAGTGATCGAAGATTGGTTAAAGCGAGAAGCCGTCAAAAAACGTGGACGAGAATTATCAAGAGGATTTGATATCTGGTGTGCGCGTAAAGGTATAGACCAAGAAAAAGAAAAAATTAATTTTCCTGGTTTGCAGTATATTATGCTGCATTCTCTATCACATTTATTAATTGTGGCTGTATCGTTAGAATGCGGCTATGCTGCCAGTTCCATCCGCGAACGCATCTACGCTAGTGATGCGGGATATGGAATTCTTTTATACACAGGTTCGTCTGGGTCAGAAGGTACATTAGGCGGACTGGTAGAAGTTGGCAAACGTATTGAATACCATTTGGAAGTAGCAATAGAGCAAGGAAGATTATGCTCTAATGACCCAGTATGCGCTCAACATCGACCAGATAATGAGCAGGAGGAGCGTTTTCTGCACGGTTCCGCTTGTCACGGATGCTTGCTGATTGCAGAAACATCCTGCGAACGCCGCAATGAATTTCTTGACCGTGCCTTGGTTATCTCCACAGTTGAGGGTTTAGGAGCAGAGTTTTTCCCAGAATAA
- the drmC gene encoding DISARM system phospholipase D-like protein DrmC — translation MAFLQLSRPTLLKLATALENGRLSPPFLVSAIINYVPATLSQTVIDELNHLTSEGIKCSYIAYTLRLLAAERSASQQIRDRIELVWTGPEIAGSQSRDTSIVVRELFSNVKKSVLISSFAIDRGEKARKLFQVLAERMDANPELYVQMFLNIQRPHNSEVAESILLREFADTFRWDIWIGKRLPQVFYDSRSLAVNVKQKSSLHAKSIIVDEESVLITSANFTEAAHERNIEAGVLLTDSTIAQALRLQFDTLVSHKILLPIPGI, via the coding sequence ATGGCTTTTTTGCAACTGAGCCGCCCAACTTTGCTGAAACTAGCAACAGCACTAGAAAACGGTAGGCTATCCCCTCCTTTTCTCGTATCGGCAATCATTAACTACGTACCCGCAACTTTAAGCCAAACAGTAATTGATGAACTTAATCATCTAACTTCTGAAGGCATAAAATGCAGCTACATTGCTTATACCCTGCGCTTGCTAGCAGCAGAACGAAGTGCATCTCAACAAATACGCGATCGCATTGAGTTGGTATGGACTGGCCCAGAGATAGCTGGTTCTCAAAGCCGTGATACTAGCATTGTTGTTCGCGAACTGTTTAGCAACGTGAAAAAAAGCGTTCTCATCTCCAGCTTTGCCATTGATAGAGGTGAGAAAGCACGGAAATTATTCCAGGTACTTGCAGAACGCATGGATGCTAACCCGGAACTATATGTACAAATGTTTCTTAACATCCAACGCCCTCATAACAGCGAAGTAGCAGAATCAATTTTATTAAGAGAATTTGCAGATACCTTCCGCTGGGATATTTGGATAGGAAAAAGACTACCACAAGTGTTTTACGATTCGCGATCGCTAGCAGTGAATGTTAAGCAAAAATCATCTCTCCACGCCAAGAGCATTATTGTAGATGAGGAATCTGTACTGATCACATCAGCTAACTTTACAGAAGCCGCCCACGAACGCAATATTGAAGCAGGTGTGTTACTCACTGACTCAACAATAGCCCAAGCATTGCGGTTACAGTTTGACACTTTGGTATCTCACAAAATCCTGCTTCCCATTCCTGGTATTTAA
- a CDS encoding helix-turn-helix domain-containing protein encodes MSENQVIRWKLNEVMARKRIKNKDLAKILGITENSVYRLRKVDEMPRLAPERLNGICKALNCQPGELLEYLSDESEGNVVSQVDIV; translated from the coding sequence ATGTCTGAGAATCAAGTGATTCGTTGGAAATTAAATGAAGTGATGGCGCGAAAGCGGATTAAGAATAAGGATTTAGCTAAGATACTAGGTATAACTGAAAACTCAGTTTATAGATTGCGTAAGGTTGACGAAATGCCAAGACTAGCACCGGAACGATTGAATGGCATTTGTAAAGCGTTGAATTGTCAACCAGGGGAACTGTTGGAATATTTATCGGATGAAAGTGAAGGGAATGTTGTTTCTCAGGTTGATATAGTTTGA